One part of the Coffea eugenioides isolate CCC68of chromosome 10, Ceug_1.0, whole genome shotgun sequence genome encodes these proteins:
- the LOC113749844 gene encoding probable WRKY transcription factor 51 isoform X2 yields MFNSPFLPPPEPGISIHHDTVIPSTYTSDYLLDKYFTDHLGSQELSHYLDIPDHGQLLINNVHEDSNSSLTACVHPTLFTQEMTSTTGSSASCMDGMPINSYMEEDHCKRVMKRAKVDQGNVIAIRTKTQLEILDDGFKWRKYGKKKVKSNPNPRNYYKCSTEGCKVKKRVERDVEDPSYLVTTYEGRHNHEGPCFIYCDELPLAISYGWTLQPSQSS; encoded by the exons ATGTTCAACTCCCCTTTCCTCCCACCACCAGAGCCAGGCATTAGTATTCATCATGACACTGTTATTCCAAGCACTTATACTTCTGATTATTTACTTGACAAGTACTTCACTGATCATCTAGGAAGCCAAGAACTTTCTCATTATCTTGACATACCGGATCATGGACAGCTCTTAATcaacaatgttcatgaagattcCAATTCTAGCCTCACAGCATGTGTTCATCCAACTCTGTTCACTCAAGAAATGACTAGTACTACTGGAAGTTCAGCCAGCTGTATGGATGGCATGCCAATCAATAGCTACATGGAAGAAGATCA TTGCAAGAGGGTGATGAAGAGGGCTAAGGTGGATCAAGGAAATGTTATTGCTATTCGAACAAAGACTCAGCTTGAGATCTTGGATGATGGATTTAAGTGGAGGAAGTATGGGAAGAAAAAGGTGAAGAGTAATCCTAATCCAAG GAATTACTACAAGTGCTCCACTGAAGGGTGCAAAGTAAAGAAAAGAGTGGAAAGAGATGTCGAAGATCCAAGCTATTTGGTTACAACTTATGAGGGGAGGCATAACCATGAAGGCCCCTGTTTTATCTATTGTGATGAATTGCCATTGGCCATTTCCTATGGATGGACCTTGCAACCATCACAATCTTCATGA
- the LOC113749844 gene encoding probable WRKY transcription factor 51 isoform X1 — MFNSPFLPPPEPGISIHHDTVIPSTYTSDYLLDKYFTDHLGSQELSHYLDIPDHGQLLINNVHEDSNSSLTACVHPTLFTQEMTSTTGSSASCMDGMPINSYMEEDQSSCKRVMKRAKVDQGNVIAIRTKTQLEILDDGFKWRKYGKKKVKSNPNPRNYYKCSTEGCKVKKRVERDVEDPSYLVTTYEGRHNHEGPCFIYCDELPLAISYGWTLQPSQSS; from the exons ATGTTCAACTCCCCTTTCCTCCCACCACCAGAGCCAGGCATTAGTATTCATCATGACACTGTTATTCCAAGCACTTATACTTCTGATTATTTACTTGACAAGTACTTCACTGATCATCTAGGAAGCCAAGAACTTTCTCATTATCTTGACATACCGGATCATGGACAGCTCTTAATcaacaatgttcatgaagattcCAATTCTAGCCTCACAGCATGTGTTCATCCAACTCTGTTCACTCAAGAAATGACTAGTACTACTGGAAGTTCAGCCAGCTGTATGGATGGCATGCCAATCAATAGCTACATGGAAGAAGATCA GTCAAGTTGCAAGAGGGTGATGAAGAGGGCTAAGGTGGATCAAGGAAATGTTATTGCTATTCGAACAAAGACTCAGCTTGAGATCTTGGATGATGGATTTAAGTGGAGGAAGTATGGGAAGAAAAAGGTGAAGAGTAATCCTAATCCAAG GAATTACTACAAGTGCTCCACTGAAGGGTGCAAAGTAAAGAAAAGAGTGGAAAGAGATGTCGAAGATCCAAGCTATTTGGTTACAACTTATGAGGGGAGGCATAACCATGAAGGCCCCTGTTTTATCTATTGTGATGAATTGCCATTGGCCATTTCCTATGGATGGACCTTGCAACCATCACAATCTTCATGA